A genomic region of Clostridia bacterium contains the following coding sequences:
- the cas2 gene encoding CRISPR-associated endonuclease Cas2: MLVVITYDVNTEDAAGRKRLRQIAKQCVNYGQRVQNSVFECLLDPSQNKVLQARLCSIMDPQRDSLRFYYLGDKYEKRIEHFGCKQTYEPEGTLMI, from the coding sequence ATGCTTGTAGTAATCACTTATGACGTTAATACAGAGGATGCCGCCGGACGCAAGCGACTCAGACAGATAGCAAAGCAATGTGTGAATTACGGACAGCGTGTGCAGAATTCTGTCTTTGAATGCTTGCTTGACCCGTCGCAGAACAAGGTGCTTCAGGCCCGACTTTGTAGCATAATGGATCCACAGCGCGACAGCCTGCGGTTCTATTATCTTGGAGATAAGTATGAGAAAAGGATTGAACACTTCGGGTGCAAGCAAACGTACGAGCCGGAAGGAACGCTGATGATTTGA
- the cas1c gene encoding type I-C CRISPR-associated endonuclease Cas1 codes for MRHLLNTLFVTSEDIYLSLEDENVVANREKTVVSRFPLHTLSGIICFSYPGASPALMGACARRGISLTFCSPRGRFLARVSGENNGNVLLRRMQYRWADDTVQSCLVARAMIFGKLYNARASILRTRRDHELRVDVDKLRDAADRIKTLFVPVMGETSLDTLRGLEGTGSMAYFSVLDEMILGQNESFAFLGRNRRPPLDPVNALLSFAYSLLSHDCAAALESVGLDAYVGFLHRDRPGRSSLALDLMEELRPCIADRFVLTIINNHVIGEKDFLIRESGAVSLTSDGRSTFLDQWQKRKKEMLTHPYLEEKLQWGLVPYVQALLLARCIRGDMDGYPPFLWR; via the coding sequence ATGAGACATCTTTTGAATACGCTTTTTGTAACGTCGGAGGATATATACCTTTCACTGGAGGACGAAAATGTGGTGGCGAACAGAGAAAAAACTGTCGTTTCGCGCTTTCCTCTTCACACTTTAAGCGGGATTATATGCTTCTCATATCCCGGTGCCTCTCCTGCTTTGATGGGCGCATGTGCCCGACGCGGCATATCATTGACGTTCTGCTCGCCGCGGGGCCGCTTTCTGGCGAGAGTATCCGGAGAGAACAACGGCAATGTGTTGCTTCGCAGGATGCAGTACAGATGGGCTGACGATACTGTTCAGAGTTGCCTTGTTGCCCGTGCAATGATTTTCGGAAAGCTTTATAATGCAAGAGCAAGCATTTTAAGAACGCGCCGAGATCATGAACTGCGGGTGGACGTGGACAAGCTTCGTGATGCAGCCGACAGGATAAAGACGCTTTTTGTCCCGGTCATGGGGGAGACGTCGCTTGACACGCTTCGCGGACTTGAGGGAACGGGGAGCATGGCATATTTCAGCGTACTTGACGAGATGATACTGGGACAGAACGAGTCATTCGCCTTTTTGGGCAGGAACCGAAGGCCTCCCCTTGACCCCGTGAACGCATTGCTTTCGTTTGCATACAGCCTTTTATCCCATGACTGCGCGGCGGCGCTTGAGAGCGTCGGACTAGATGCATATGTAGGATTTCTCCATCGCGACAGGCCGGGGCGCTCATCACTGGCGCTCGATCTAATGGAGGAACTGCGGCCCTGTATAGCAGATCGCTTCGTTCTTACCATCATAAACAATCATGTGATTGGGGAAAAGGACTTTCTCATTCGGGAGAGCGGGGCGGTATCGCTTACGAGCGATGGGCGGAGCACATTCCTCGATCAGTGGCAGAAGAGAAAAAAGGAGATGCTGACCCATCCATACCTTGAGGAAAAGCTGCAGTGGGGTCTGGTGCCGTATGTACAGGCGTTGCTGCTGGCCCGTTGTATTCGCGGGGATATGGACGGATATCCGCCTTTCTTATGGAGATGA